In Arthrobacter alpinus, a single window of DNA contains:
- the aceA gene encoding isocitrate lyase gives MSAAFEPAMTPEQSNAQAAAALELEWAANPRWAGIERTYSADDVVRLRGRVTEEQTLARRGAEKLWDQLRNAGPEDYTNALGALTGNQAVQQVKAGLKAIYLSGWQVAADANTSGNTYPDQSLYPVNSVPTVVRRINNALLRADQIEFSEGKQSVEDWLVPIVADAEAGFGGPLNAYELMKSMIAAGAAGVHWEDQLASEKKCGHLGGKVLIPTAQHVRTLNAARLAADVSGVPSVIIARTDAEAATLITSDVDDRDKPFITGERTPEGFYNVRNGIEPCIARGLAYAPHADLLWMETGTPDLEHAKKFADAIHAQYPDQMLAYNCSPSFNWKKHLDDATIAKFQRELGAMGFKFQFITLAGFHALNYSMFDLAHGYARDGMSAYVELQEREFGAEDRGYTATKHQREVGTGYFDLVASALNPNSGTLALAGSTEAQQFH, from the coding sequence ATGAGCGCAGCATTTGAACCCGCAATGACGCCGGAGCAGAGCAACGCCCAGGCAGCCGCAGCCCTCGAACTCGAGTGGGCTGCCAACCCCCGCTGGGCCGGGATCGAACGCACCTACTCCGCAGATGACGTGGTCAGGCTCCGTGGCCGCGTCACCGAAGAACAAACTTTGGCCCGCCGCGGCGCCGAAAAACTCTGGGACCAGCTGCGCAATGCCGGCCCGGAAGACTACACGAACGCCCTCGGCGCACTGACCGGAAACCAGGCAGTTCAGCAGGTCAAGGCCGGACTGAAAGCCATCTACCTTTCCGGTTGGCAGGTTGCCGCCGATGCCAACACCTCGGGCAACACCTACCCAGACCAGTCCCTGTACCCCGTCAACTCGGTCCCTACCGTTGTCCGGCGCATCAACAACGCCCTGCTCCGTGCTGACCAGATCGAGTTCTCCGAAGGAAAGCAGAGCGTTGAGGACTGGTTGGTGCCGATCGTGGCCGACGCCGAGGCCGGCTTTGGTGGCCCGCTGAACGCCTACGAACTCATGAAGTCCATGATCGCCGCCGGAGCGGCCGGTGTGCACTGGGAAGACCAGCTCGCCAGCGAGAAGAAGTGCGGACACTTGGGAGGGAAGGTCCTGATCCCCACGGCCCAGCATGTGCGCACGCTGAACGCAGCGCGCCTCGCTGCGGACGTCTCCGGCGTTCCCTCGGTCATCATTGCCCGCACAGACGCCGAGGCAGCCACCTTGATCACTTCCGACGTCGACGACCGCGACAAGCCGTTCATCACCGGCGAGCGCACTCCGGAAGGTTTCTACAACGTGCGCAACGGGATCGAACCGTGCATTGCCCGCGGCCTCGCCTACGCACCCCACGCCGATCTCCTCTGGATGGAAACTGGCACCCCGGACCTGGAGCACGCAAAGAAGTTTGCGGACGCCATCCACGCCCAGTACCCGGACCAGATGCTGGCCTACAACTGTTCACCGTCGTTCAACTGGAAAAAGCATTTGGACGACGCCACGATCGCCAAGTTCCAACGCGAACTCGGCGCCATGGGCTTCAAGTTCCAGTTCATCACCCTGGCTGGTTTCCACGCCCTGAACTACTCGATGTTTGACCTCGCCCACGGTTATGCCCGGGATGGGATGAGCGCCTACGTCGAACTGCAGGAGCGCGAATTTGGCGCAGAAGATCGCGGCTACACCGCAACCAAGCACCAGCGCGAAGTGGGCACAGGCTACTTCGATCTGGTCGCGAGCGCACTGAACCCAAACAGCGGCACCCTCGCATTGGCTGGTTCCACCGAAGCCCAGCAGTTCCACTAA
- a CDS encoding helix-turn-helix transcriptional regulator, whose amino-acid sequence MTNVGWNTGVPLTPRGKGAGAKPELDIISLGRRVRHLRKNLGMTLDDLGVQVGAAPSQLSLIENGKREPKLGLLQALAGALGVGLEQLLGAEPPSRRAALEIELERAQRGPLYQSLGLPTVRVSSRLSTEVLESLVGLQHELERRLDEQSATPEEARRANTELRMEMRERNNYYPEIERQAQELLAKVGHDRGPLSHHVAADVAEHLGFDLHYVGDLPHSTRSVTDLKNRRIYLTQGQRSDHDPRSVLLQALGHYVLGHQTPTDYADFLRQRVYTNYFAASLLMPERATVDFLKEAKAAKELAIEDIRDAFSVSYETAAHRFTNLATEHLGITTHFQKVHESGIIHKAYENDGVNFPADHTGAIEGQSVCRFWTSRAVFDVPDKFRAFNQYTDTAVGTYWCTARTERHSSGEYSLSIGVPYAHVKWFRGRETTERSQSKCPDPDCCRRPPAELSAEWAGNAWPSTRANSHLLAAMPQGAFPGVDETEVYKFLAAHEGR is encoded by the coding sequence ATGACGAATGTGGGCTGGAACACAGGAGTGCCGTTGACGCCGCGTGGCAAGGGAGCCGGCGCAAAACCGGAACTGGACATCATCTCCTTGGGCAGGAGGGTGCGGCACCTGCGCAAGAACTTGGGCATGACCTTGGATGATCTGGGCGTCCAGGTGGGCGCCGCGCCGTCGCAACTTTCGCTGATCGAAAACGGGAAAAGGGAGCCCAAGCTGGGGCTGCTGCAGGCACTTGCCGGGGCACTCGGCGTCGGGCTTGAACAGCTCTTGGGGGCCGAGCCTCCCAGCCGGCGGGCGGCGCTGGAAATCGAGCTGGAGAGGGCGCAGCGCGGACCGCTGTACCAGTCGCTCGGATTGCCCACCGTCCGCGTCAGCTCACGGCTTTCCACGGAAGTGCTCGAGTCGTTGGTGGGTCTGCAGCACGAGCTGGAGCGGCGGTTGGATGAGCAGTCTGCAACCCCGGAGGAGGCGCGCCGGGCCAACACTGAACTGCGCATGGAAATGCGTGAGCGCAACAACTATTACCCGGAAATTGAACGCCAGGCCCAGGAGCTGTTGGCCAAGGTGGGCCATGACCGCGGACCGCTGTCCCACCACGTGGCGGCCGACGTCGCCGAGCACCTCGGATTCGACCTTCACTATGTGGGGGATCTGCCGCACTCAACCCGTTCGGTGACGGATTTGAAGAATCGCCGAATTTATCTCACGCAGGGCCAACGCTCCGACCATGACCCCCGTTCGGTGCTGTTGCAGGCGCTGGGCCACTACGTTTTGGGTCACCAGACACCCACGGACTACGCAGACTTTCTACGCCAGCGCGTGTACACCAACTACTTTGCGGCGTCGCTGCTGATGCCGGAACGGGCCACAGTGGACTTTCTCAAGGAGGCCAAGGCTGCCAAGGAACTGGCCATCGAGGACATTCGCGACGCGTTCTCCGTTTCCTATGAGACTGCGGCGCATAGATTCACCAATCTGGCCACGGAACACTTGGGGATCACCACGCATTTCCAGAAGGTGCATGAATCGGGGATCATTCACAAGGCCTATGAGAACGACGGCGTGAACTTCCCGGCCGATCACACCGGCGCGATCGAGGGGCAGTCCGTATGCCGGTTTTGGACCTCACGCGCGGTGTTTGATGTGCCGGACAAGTTCAGGGCGTTCAACCAATACACGGACACCGCCGTCGGAACCTACTGGTGCACGGCAAGGACGGAGCGGCATTCCTCGGGTGAGTATTCACTGAGCATCGGCGTTCCCTATGCCCATGTGAAGTGGTTCCGCGGGCGTGAGACAACCGAGCGTTCGCAGTCCAAGTGCCCGGACCCCGACTGTTGCCGCCGGCCACCTGCCGAACTGTCTGCGGAGTGGGCAGGCAACGCCTGGCCGTCCACGCGCGCCAATTCGCACCTGCTGGCCGCCATGCCGCAGGGCGCATTCCCCGGAGTTGATGAGACAGAGGTGTACAAGTTCCTGGCGGCCCACGAAGGGCGGTAG